The region AGCTTAGGCGACGACCGACGCGTTCACTGGTGCGTGGAACTCAGGATCAATGCAATTGTGGATGCAGCCTCCATCGCACGGTCCCTGTGGGAGAGGGGCCGGCAGTGGCACTGGACACCATATCAAACTATCCAGGTGCTCGGGTAGGGATCAACCCTGGACGTCGATCCGATCGTAGGCAGATCGTGGTGTCTGCACGATCGGGACAAAGCTGAAGGACGGTGTAGAAGGTACTTTTGGCACCTCCAAGCTTCTCTGGCAGGGGTATCCCTGAACGGACGTTCCCGATGCAGGTGTTGACGATGGACTGGTCATCTTCTCAAACATCGGTGGCGGATACCTGTCAGTATTACTCTTCGTGTGGTCGTCCCTGAACGATTCCCGACTCGTGTGTTTGGATTGGATTGCGCACCGGGACCACAGGTTATGGAAACAAAGGGAGGTCAAGCCGATAACAAACCATAAATGCCAATAATCTCAATAGGGAAACAGCAAAAAAGAGCAAAAGTACCAgcaggaggtggaggcggtTTTGAGGCGTGGATGGTGGAGAGAtaagaagaggaaaaagcaaagagagcaCCATTGAGCAGGTGGGGGGAGATCATTATTAATTAGACGAAGCCACATGAATGATTTCAAATCTTGGAGGCTCACGCAAATGGACAGATCTTGGCCATAAGCCAAATGTATTGGCAGGAAATATGTTCCAGGTACTTTGTCGCGGATGGGATACTCCGCGATGCATCGCATTCTGTGCTCCAGGCGGGTCTATTGCCGATTGATATTCGTTTCCCAACACCGCAACTTGATCACAAGATGGGTTAATTTTTCAAATCGTGGAGACTTGGCGTTCTCCAAGGACTATATTCGAAAGCAAGGCCATCTTTGGGCGACCATCGAGCACTGAGTACCGCTCTGTTGGATGAACTGAGGTCCGTGCAGACACCATCGGGCCTGGTCCATACCTTGTTGCCGTGCATGAACAGCTGTTCCCCGGAAGAGGTAGTGCTGATCATCCCACTTGGACACTGCAAGCCTCTCCGAGAACGAGATTGATACCGCTGCTTCGGGTTCCCCGGGGACTGGGACCTTTGTCGAAGGTTATACAGGCGCCCGAGCGCAGACCAGACAGCTGCGGTCTAGATACTAGTTAGTAGCCATGAGTTCGAGTACTTCGCCACCCCAGGCTCGACAAAAGGCTGACTCCTTTCCACGGTAGCGCTCCTGAGGCGGGAAACAATGTCCTCTAGCTCCCCTTCCGTAACAATGTACGGCGGACAAACCAGGACATAGTCAACCTGGAACTTTCCGGACCGTCCCAAATTGCCTAGGACGTTCAGACCCATATCCAGACTATACCTTACAACCTGTCCACAGAAGTCAATTTCTAGCTCAAACTCCGCCCTCAGCTTCTTGTGAAGCACGAATTCCACGGTCCAGAACAGGCCTCGACCCCGGATGCCACCAACTAGGGGACTAACTAGGGGAAGAGACCCAATTGCTCTCCGCAGCAGCATTTGAGGCTTCTGGCCCATCTGAGCGGTCAGCTCGATTGGGTTATCGCGTTTGATGATTCCTTGGGCGGCGATGGCGGCTGCGCAGGCAAGGGGATGGGCCTGGACCGCGATTAGACAGCTACGTACCTTAACTAAACCGATGCTCCCAGTCCCAGGGTGAGGAATCCAGATACCTGGAATGTATGGCCATGCGCCAGCCtaccagaaccagcagacaATGCATCGAAGATCTTCTGGTGCAGCAAGACCCCAGAGAGAGGAACGAAACCTGCCCCAAGAGCCTTACCGATAGTTTGGAAGCCTCT is a window of Aspergillus puulaauensis MK2 DNA, chromosome 4, nearly complete sequence DNA encoding:
- a CDS encoding uncharacterized protein (COG:E;~EggNog:ENOG410QDUV;~InterPro:IPR005814,IPR015424,IPR015422;~go_function: GO:0003824 - catalytic activity [Evidence IEA];~go_function: GO:0008483 - transaminase activity [Evidence IEA];~go_function: GO:0030170 - pyridoxal phosphate binding [Evidence IEA]) — translated: MGKIGTKHAWEQEASKLSKIFDALSAGSGRLAHGHTFQAHPLACAAAIAAQGIIKRDNPIELTAQMGQKPQMLLRRAIGSLPLVSPLVGGIRGRGLFWTVEFVLHKKLRAEFELEIDFCGQVVRYSLDMGLNVLGNLGRSGKFQVDYVLVCPPYIVTEGELEDIVSRLRSATVERSQPFVEPGVAKYSNSWLLTSI